The genomic interval TTTTCCGGATTGTTTAAATAAATTTCAATATCTTCCCAAAAAACTTTAGGTAATTGTCTGGCTTTAGACTTTGTGGGGTTAGGTAAATTTATATCTGAAATAAATTCAGGCAGTGGTTGCTCGCCTCTTAACTGTTCTAGCGAGATATTAAAAAAATCGGCTATCGGTTTTAAATTTTTGATATGAGGGTTTGGAGAAGTGCCTGAAACTATACGTTGTAACGTTTGTTGTGGTAGATCTAAATCACGAGCTAATTGGGTGGTATTGATATTTTTTTTAAACATCAAGATTTTCAAAACCTTGCTTATCAAAGAATTTTTCATAGGTGTATCTGCGTTAAGCCAAATTTTGTGCCAAAATCAAAAATTTTTCTCAATACTAATAAGTAAATAACTCATTATCCTATCATAACATTATAAGATCAAAAAGCCTTTAGGAGCACTATATGTTTGCTAAAACAATTTTTTATCCATCGGAAAAGAATGGTGGGTTTAAAACGCATTAATAGCTTGACATCCCAAAATTATATGGGTTAAATACCCATTAAGAGAGTGGTCCTGATGTATTTCAATGCTGAAGCATGATCTCAGGCGGATGCTACTCAAGCTTGAGAAGTAAGTTAGGATCAACCTCCATTTTTTTTGTAGAGATATTTGATTAAGTTCAATGAAACAATAATTAGGATAATCCTGTGAATAGAGTCATCATGTGAGTTGTTATCTTATTGACGAAGAAAGCTTATTAATTCAATGCGTACTTAATGTCAAAAATTAATTTTAAAAAGGAGATCATTGATGAAAAAAGACGTTATAAATAAAAAATCCAGCATAGTTGAGCAAGAACAAAAAAATGAATTTAATTTTACTGAGCTTGAAATCGAATATGTTTTAAAAATTATGCAAAATAAATCACTATCCAATATAGCAGTAGATTTAGGAATAAGCCCTAATACTATCCGTTTTTATATTAAAAGCTGCGCGCAAAAACTTTTCTTAATATGTAATACTCAGGAATGACATTAAAGTCAATTGCTTTTAGATTTCAATATCCTAGTGCAAGTGACAGGGAGTATAAAATTATGCATTAGGCTTTGGCAAAATTATCACACTATATTATGAGATTGTACATTATGACGTGCAAATGTATGGGGATATGGCAATGATATTTGTTATATAGAAAATAAAACAAATTAGATAAAGACCTCTCATGCAAAAATCTTCTTACCCTGATAAATGGTATGTGGCCATTGCAACCAGCTTAGTCATTTTTGTCGCCAATGCTAATTTAACTGCCGTGAATTTAGCGATACCCGCTATAGCCCATGATCTTAATGTCGGAATGTATATGATTTCCTGGGTAATCAGTAGTTATATCATTACCTCCGGTATGTTTATGATTTTAGGTGGCAGAATGGGGGATGTATTTGGCATCAAACGCATGTTTCTCTTAAGTCTTATACTCTGGATCATATCTCTTACCTTAGCGGCAACCGCGCATAACTTCACATTTTTAATTATTGCTCGTGTGCTACAAGGTCTAGCATTCGCTATTAGTCTGCCACTTTGTATGGTGGTCATAACCAAAGTGTTTCCAGAAAACCAGATGAGCTTAGCTGTGAGCATTAATATTACTGTGCTGGGATTAGCGCAAATTCTCGGACCTTCCTTAAGTGGTGTTATTCTTGAATACCTTACCTGGCGCTGGATATTTCTTTTAAATATTCCTTTGTGTGTTATCGCCTTCTTGTTTTCAATTTATTCCATAAAAAAAGATCAAATCACCCAAAAACAACAGCTCGATTATCTGGGAGCAATTATCCTGGCAATTAGCTTATGTGTTCTGATGCTAATACTTAGTTTGATTCAACAAAACAAACTGACTACCCAATACATTTTATTGTATTTTATAGTTGATATTTCCTTATTTATTCTATTTTACATCATCGAAAAAAGAACCCAAAATCCCATTGTGGATTTTAAACTTTTATTCAGCAGAGCTTTTTTTCTTATCAATCTAATCAGAATGCTATATCAATATGTTTATTTTGTATTTCTTTTTATCTTCCCCCTGTATTTAATGAAAGTCTTGCAGATGTCTGCTGTTAAAACCGGGGGTTTATTACTCTTTCTAACGGTACCTTTTGCGGTCTTCTCACCTATTGTTGGAAAATATGCCTTAAAATTGGGAGAGTTAAGATTGATGATCGTCAGTTTTGTTGCGAGTATTATGGTCTTTTTTTGGTATGCTCATCTACACAATATTTCAACATCCGTGAATTTATTGATTCCGTTAATCCCATTGGGCATTTCAACCGCAATTCTGTTTAGTTATACCACTTCTATCGCACTTAATTCGGCCCCACTTGAAAAAAGAGGTTCTGCTTCAGGCATCTTTTTTTCAAATACTTTGATTGCGGGGGCAGTTGGAATCTCAATTACCAGTATATTAATTCAGCTCTTTACTCAAATATATACCAATCGAACATCCAATGGTACACCCAAAGATATTGAACATCCTTTTTCCTTGGTGTTTTCAAATATTATGTGGATGTGCTTAGTCTTATCAGCTCTGGGTTTACTGCTTTTATTCATTTTGAAATTTAAAAGAGCTGATGAACCGTTAAATCACTACAGGAAAATTAAAGATGTCTGAAGAAGAATTCAATATACGTGACCAATTACTAGACCCTCAAGCTAAGTGGCTTAAATCGCAGCTTACTAGACCAGATGAAATTAAAACCAGCAGCTTACAAAAATTCGGCAAAGCTGCGGGTTTAGTTTGTGGAGGGATTTCTAGTTTTATTACCGGGCCATTAGGTTATAGTTTCGGGCTCTATGTGGCGGAACTAATAAACATAGATGACCCTACCTCGAAATCCGTAGTCGGTTTCTATTTCGGAGGGACGGCTGCATTTGCACTGATCGCTTTACAAGCAAGAATTTCATCCAATACTTGGGAACAGTTATTAGAAACAACGCCTGATTATAAAAAAGCACTGCAGGAAAAAGCTTGCGACGGTGGGAAAGTAGCAGAATATAGTTATCTTGCTATGGTTGTCACTACCGGTGCTATTTCGGCTACCCCCACTGTTTATATTACTGAAGAATATTTTTCTAAATACATAGGCTATGGATCACTCGTCTTTGACGCAGCTACTTTCTTATCACTTGCTACCGCACGTAGTTGGTCTTTAGATAAAATGTTAAGAGGTTTATTTAGCCCGCTTATTAATAAAGCGCTTAATAAGCTAAGCTCTGAAGAAAAAAAACTTATTGAAGAAATCAGAGCTGGACTTATCCAACAATTGGAAAAAACTATCAATATTGTAAAAACATTTAACCCTACTGAAGTAGATCAATTTTGGCATGATACCTATTTAACAGCTAGCAATGAAGATGATAGTTCTGCTGAGATTGATGAAGAATTTTTACTCAATAAAATACGCAAGGTTTTTCATCCAATTTCACAGTCTGTCGCTGATCGCAAAGCTATTGCGCCTCTAAAAAAATTTCCAAAAAAAAGAAGGATTTGTCGCACTATTTACTGATAATCGCAAAGCTGGGTGGTTACCTTAATCGTTCCAATGACGGACCACCTGGAAATATTATTATGTGGAGAGGTTTATCCCGATTGACTGATATTAGATTAGGGTTTGATTTAGCATTGGGAAATGTGGGTAATTGAAAGGTTGGCTGAACGCTTACGTTACAAATAGAGTTTAACTGCATTGAGCTTAAATTCTTTGACATAATTTCTTACTTTCGCTTACTCATTTACGCACTTCATAAAGTATAGATATACACTGTATTTGCATTCAGTGTGTCTGAAGATCAGAACATTGTGCCATCTTATTGAATATTAGGGGTATTTACAAATTTTAAACCCGCGAAAAACATAACTGCTCGCTCATCTGTTGTCCCTCAGCTGGGTGTATTTCCACCCGCTTTATGCTAAAAAATTCACCATATTAGACCATTTAGATTTTAGACTCTAAGCATTTGGCTAATTGTGCTGATGTCAGGCCTAATGCCCGTACACTAAAGCTTGGCTGCATTTTATAGCAATACCAAAATTAAAATTATCTTCTATAATTAAGACATCACCAAGGTATTTTAATAGTTATAAAAGGTTATAATTTGATGGAGGGATTGAATATGAAAATGGAAATAAAAATTGAAGAACTACAAAAATATATGTCTGAATATTTATTTGATGGATTACAAAAAGAAAAATACGTATTTACTTCAGTAGAAATAGATACAAAAGAAGGAAAAATCACTGGTCTCGTTAACATAGAAAATTTCTTCATGCCGTTGGATGGAAAATTCCATCTTTCTTCCGTTATGAATATCATGATTTCATCACAATTGATGATGGCTTATATTTTTTATAACTTAGGTGAATATAAAAAACAAGAGGTATACAATCTTAAAGAAGAATGGCGATATAGAAAACCGATAAATAAATCAAAAGATATAAAATATCAGGTAACACAAATTGCTAAAGCAACGCGAGGAAGTACTATTTTTTATAAATTTATTTTCAACGTAGAAGACAGATCTTTTTTAGGTTCAATGACAGTAAATTTAGATGTATCGAATAAAAGGAGAACCGAATGCTGAGTGAAAGTATTAGACAAACAATGGAACTATACTATGATCTCAGGCGCATAGTAACCGAAAAAAAAATTGAGGAATCAATTATTGATATCAACCAGAAATGGCTTAAAAACTCTAATTTTGTATTTTCAGTATACTCAGATAATAACCAAAATAGTTCATTTCCATTCTCTTTTTCTCCTTTCTTAATTTGCCAAAAAGATAGCAGGGTTCTATCTGATATTTGCAATAAAATGACAACTATACTTGAAAAAATAATAGATAAATATGTTGAAGGCGATAAGAATTTAGATGAATTTTTTAACGTTTACAGACCTTTCAAGCCATTTTTTTCAAAAATAGCAGGAAAATGGTTATCGATTGCCAGATATGACTTTATGATTGATCAGAATTACAGACTTAAGTTTACCGAATTTAATACATCATCCCCAGGATTATTATTGATTTGGCCAGAAACTGAAAAAACTTTAAATACATTTATTTGTCAAAACAAGATATTCTCTAATAAACTAATTTTACAACCTTATTCAAAGCCACACAGCTTTGAAAATTATCTATTTAATCTAGAAAAATGTTCAAATACAAATCCGGGTTTAATTGCCTTTCTCTATGATACCAATAAACTTCAAACAGAACTACATGAAATGAAGCGCAGAGTTGAAAAGCTGGGAAGAAAGGCATATGTTGGTTCTGTTGAAGACTTAACATACAAAAATGGAAAATTATATATTTTAAATCAGGAGGTA from Gammaproteobacteria bacterium carries:
- a CDS encoding MFS transporter produces the protein MQKSSYPDKWYVAIATSLVIFVANANLTAVNLAIPAIAHDLNVGMYMISWVISSYIITSGMFMILGGRMGDVFGIKRMFLLSLILWIISLTLAATAHNFTFLIIARVLQGLAFAISLPLCMVVITKVFPENQMSLAVSINITVLGLAQILGPSLSGVILEYLTWRWIFLLNIPLCVIAFLFSIYSIKKDQITQKQQLDYLGAIILAISLCVLMLILSLIQQNKLTTQYILLYFIVDISLFILFYIIEKRTQNPIVDFKLLFSRAFFLINLIRMLYQYVYFVFLFIFPLYLMKVLQMSAVKTGGLLLFLTVPFAVFSPIVGKYALKLGELRLMIVSFVASIMVFFWYAHLHNISTSVNLLIPLIPLGISTAILFSYTTSIALNSAPLEKRGSASGIFFSNTLIAGAVGISITSILIQLFTQIYTNRTSNGTPKDIEHPFSLVFSNIMWMCLVLSALGLLLLFILKFKRADEPLNHYRKIKDV
- a CDS encoding LuxR C-terminal-related transcriptional regulator, translating into MKKDVINKKSSIVEQEQKNEFNFTELEIEYVLKIMQNKSLSNIAVDLGISPNTIRFYIKSCAQKLFLICNTQE